GGCGAAACTGCCGGGGCTGCCCCGTTTGCCTGCGCTGCTCTCTTCTGCTACGCTCTGACTTACTGCGGAAGCTCGAAAGTTTTGTAGTTTAACAATCTTTTTCGTCTCTAAGACGAAATGCCGGACGCTAACCGAGCGTGTGGCAGCTTCGCAGCCTTCCGGCCGAATGCCCCGCTTTGATCTTCCTTCCTCCCGCTGTTCCGCTAGTTTCCAAATGACTGGGCGTCCCTAGACATGCTTGCGATCGTTTTGGGAATGCTCATCGTCGTTGGCGGCGTGCTGTTTTTTCGGCTGCATGCATTCCTGGCCCTATTCTTCGCCACGCTGGTCGTCGCCGCCGCAACGGCGTCTTATTGCGTTCGCGAAAGCGCGCTCGACAATCACGCGGCGAACATCGTCGCCCTTGCCGACCAGCAGGTAGAACTAGCCGCTGTGGGCGATGAATTTAAAAGCCAGCCCGGCGCCTACTACATCGTCAGCGGCGAGGAGGATCTCCCGCAGCTAGACGCGCAATCCGTTTGGATCGAGCAATTCGACGCATCGACCGCAACGCTCCGCGAAAACTTGGCTGAATCGCCTCGACTGCCTGCGCGGCTAATTTCTCAGCACGACTACGACCAAGCCGTAAAGCTGTCCGAAACCAGCGCCACCAGCCGCGTCGCCGACGCACTTGGCAAGACGTTCGGCAAAATTGGCGTACTGATTGCGATGGCCTCGATCATCGGCCAATGTCTCTTAACCAGCGGCGCCGCAGAACGGATCGTGCAGACCATTCGCCAGGCGCTCGGCCAGCGCTGGACCACGCTCGCCTTTGTGATCAGCAGTTTCATCTTGGCGATTCCGGTCTTCTTCGACACGGTGTTTTTCCTGATGTTGCCGCTCGCCCAAGCGATGGCTCGCCGCACCGGTCGCGACTACCTAAAGTACGTGATGTCGATCATCGTCGGGGGAACGCTCGCCCATTCGCTGGTGCCGCCGACTCCGGGTCCGCTATTTGTCGCTAGCGAACTCAACGTCAGCATCGGCGCCATGGCGATCGGCGGGATTGCGGTCGGCATCTGGGGCGTCTTCGCCGGTTACATTTACATGCTGTGGGCCAATCGCCGGTGGCAAATTCCGCTCCGTTTCGACGAAGCCGAACAAGTGACCGACGCGGCGCCGCCCAATGATTCGCGGCTCCCCAGCTTCGGCCTCTCGATCTTGCCGGTCGTCATCCCGATTATTCTGCTCGCGCTGCTAACGTTCTACAAAGCCGCGAAGCCCGACTTCGGCAGTGCGCTGACCCCGGTTCTCGACACGGCCATTCCTTTCCTGGGCGATAAGAACATCGCGTTATCGTTGGGCGCTCTGTTAGCGATGCTAACGCTGATCTTGAAGCCGAAGACCACCTGGGTCGAACTCGGCAAGTCGGTGCAGAAGGCATTGGCCGAAGGGGGCGTCGTCATCTTGATCACCTGTGCCGGCGGCGCATTTGGAGAGATGATTCGGCAAACCGATGTCGGCGCCACGATCGCCAACTTAATGCCGTCGTCGGTCAGCGGGTCCGGCCTACTGGCGATGGCGTTTCTCGTCACCTTGACTATTCGCGTCATTCAAGGCTCGGCGACCGTCGCCATGATCGCGGCCATTGGGATCGTCGTCCCGTTAGCGACGCAAATTGGGCTGCCGTTTCATCCGGTCTACCTGGCGCTGGCGATCGGTTGCGGCTCGAAACCGCTGCCCTGGATGAACGACAGCGGCTTCTGGGTGATCAGCCGGATGAGTGGATTTACCGAGAAAGAAACGCTGCAAACCTTCTCGGTGCTGCTTACGATTATGGGCATCGCCTCGTTTCTGGCGACGCTGTTGGCGGCCTACCTTTTCCCCCTTGCGTAAGTCGCGTTACGACGGTTTCGTCACGCCCGGAAACAGCTAAGATAATAGGCGCCCTTTCCCAATCGCCACGCACCTTCAACCACGATTCGCTTCATGCCTGCTGAACCTTCTGAGAACTCCGAATTGCACAGCAGTCGCTGGTTCGCCCCCGACAGCCTCCGCGGCTTCGGTCATCGCTCGCGGCTGAAAGGGATGGGCTACGATGACGAGGACTTTCGCGGCAAGCCGGTCGTCGCGATCCTGAACACGTGGAGCGATCTGAACACCTGTCATTCGCACTTTCCGGAACGGGTCAAAGAGGTCAAGCGGGGCATCTTGCAGCGCGGCGGCTTTCCGGTTGAGATCCCGGTGATGTCGCTCGGCGAAATGATGATGAAGCCGACGACGATGCTCTATCGCAACCTGCTGGCGATGGAAACCGAAGAGGTCCTCCGCTGTCACCCGATCGACGCGGCGGTGCTGATGGGCGGTTGCGACAAGACCGTGCCGGCCCTGTTGATGGGCGCGATCTCGGCCAATCGCCCCGCCATCTTCTTGCCCGCCGGTCCGATGCTCCGGGCGCGCTGGAAAGATCAAACGCTCGGCAGCGGCAGCGACGCCTGGAAATACTGGGACGAACGCCGCGCCGGCAACCTGTGCGACGAGTCGTGGGGACAGATCGAGAACTGCATCGCTCGCTCGGCCGGCACCTGCATGACGATGGGAACCGCGTCGACCATGTCGGCGATCGCCGAATCGCTCGGTTTTACGCTGCCGGGCGCCTCGTCGGTTCCGGCGGTCATCGCCGAACATTCGCGTCTGGCGGTCGCCACCGGGCGCCGCGCAGTCGAAATGGCGCTGGCCGACCTGCGACCTTCCTCCTTCCTTTCGCCGACCTCCTTCGACAATTCAATCGTCACCAGCATGGCGATCGGCGGCTCGACCAACGCGATCGTTCACATCATCGCCATGGCCCGCCGTGCCGGCATTGAACTGACGCTGGAGCGGTTCGACGAACTGTCGCGCACCACGCCGGTGCTGGCCAACATCCGCCCGGCCGGCAAGTTCCTGATGGAAGATTTCTTCGACTCCGGCGGACTGCCGGCGCTACTGAAGGAACTAGGCGAGCACATCGACGGGACGCGGCAGACGGTCAACGGGCAGACCCTGGCCGAGAACATCTCTGCCGCCGAAGTGATCGATGCCGACATCATTCGGCCGCTCGACAATCCAATTTCGGCAACCGGCGGCACGTTTGTCTTGCGGGGCAATCTCGCTCCGTCCGGCTGCGTGATCAAGCCAACCGCCGCCTCACCGCGATTGCTGGACCACACCGGCCCGGCGGTCGTATTTGACGACTACGCCAGGCTGAAGGCGAAGCTCAACGATCCCGCATCCGGCATCACCGGCGACTCGGTCTTGATCTTGCGCAATGCTGGACCGCAAGGCGGCCCCGGTTTTCCGGAATGGGGCATGTTGCCGATCCCCGATCACCTGCTGAAGCAAGGGGTCCGCGATCTTGTCCGAATCTCCGACGCCCGGATGAGCGGCACCAGCTATGGCGCCTGCGTATTACACATCGCGCCGGAAGCGGCGGTCGGCGGACCGCTGGGCCTGGTACAGACTGGCGATCTGATTCAATTGAACGTCGCTGAGCGCAGTCTGAACCTGTTGGTCGACGACGACGAACTGGCGCGACGACGCGCCGCCTGGAAACCTCGCCCTCCGCGGTACACCCGCGGTTATGGAGCGATGTTCCTGAAGCACGTCACCCAGGCTGACGTCGGCTGCGATTTTGATTTCCTTCATCACGGCGACGAAACGCCCGACCCCGATATTTTCTGAGACAGACCCTGCAAGGACCAGAATTGGCCATGGATACCAAACCGCTTACCGCTGAAACCATCTGCCGTTCCGTCTGGGCGGTCCCGTCGTTGGCCCGCAATAGCGAAGGGGCGCTCGACGTCGCGGAAAATGCGAAGCTGATCAAGCACATCGAGCAAGGCGGCATCTCGACGCTGCTCTATGGCGGCAACGCGATCTTCTATCATCTGACGCTCGCCGAGTATCGATCGGCGCTTGAGTTGATCAGCACGACCGCCGCCGACGACACGCTGGTCATTCCGGCAATCGGTCCGGCCTTCGGCACGATGCTCGACCAGGTCGACATCCTGCTCGACTTCAATTTTCCGAACGTCATGCTGTTGCCGCAGCGCGACGTCGTCTCGTCGCCCGGCATCGCTTCGGCGGTTCGCAAAGTCGCTGAGAAGCTGGGCAAGCCCGTCGTGCTGTATCTGAAGTACGACGGCACGGTTTCGGTCGAAGACGCCGCCGCGCTGGCGAGCGACGGCGTTATCTCGGCGATCAAGTACGCCGTCGTTCGCAAAGACTACACCCAAGACGACTACTTGCGCAGCCTGACCGACCAGATCGACAAGAGCCTGATCTTAAGCGGCCTGGGTGATCAACCGGCGATCGTCCACATGCGTGACTTTGGTCTGGGCGGCTTCACGACCGGCTGCGGCTGCATCTTCCCGCAGATGTCGACTGACCTGCTCGCCGCCATTCACGCCGAAAAGTGGGACGAAGCGGAAGCGATCCGCGAGCGTTTCCTGCCGCTGGAACAACTCCGCGATTCGCTCGGCCCGATCAGCATCTTGCACCGCGCCACCGAACTGGCCGGCATCGCCCAGACCGGACCGATCATTCCACTGCTGTCGGAACCGGCCGAGTCGGTCAGAGAAGAAATCGCCGCCGCGCTGCACCAGATGAAGTAGCCGCGACGATCATGCTACTTCGCTACGCTCCGCCAGATTCAGCCGATTCGAGAATCGACCACATCTCGGCGGCGGGATATGGGAGTTGCTTGACGGTAGTGAGGACTGATTATGACTGCGATCTGTATCAAGTGTGGAGCAAAGAAATCGTTTCCGTACAACAAGTGCGGCGAGTGTGCGTTTGATCCTCAGTTGGCCCGTGAAGATCTAGTGAAGAGCGTCTGCCTTTCATCGGGACGTTACGGTTCTCAATTCGAGAAGGAAAAATATGACGACGAATTGAACAGTTACTCTGCTCAACTTCGATCCGGACTCAGTGTCGAGTATGATCAAGAGGAAATCGAACGATTGGACATGCAGTTGACGGAAGTCGAGGAACTTGATGACAAGCCGATCTTCAAATATCTGCTCCGAGTATTCTTGCCTGGAATTCTCTTGTTGCTGTTTCTAATTGGTGTGTTGGTCGTGCTGAAATGGCGATGATTTGGCGCCCCAAATGGAGACCGCCATGTCTTCTTCACCAATAGCTCGAACTCCCTAACGGCGAGTCCCCTGGCTCTATCTCGTCGGCTGCCTGCTGATTTTGGCAGGCGTCGCGACGCCGCTCTGTAGAGAAAAGGCCCGCGTCCCGAATGGCTCAGAGAACGACAGAAGCAACAGGAAGGGCTGTTGCTGGGAAGTGATGGCAGACCGAAGGGGATGTCACCAGCGAACCCGTTGCCGAAGAATTCAGCGTTCAACAAGAGCTTGAAGCAGAAGCCAAAGCCGCCGCCGTCAGGCGTGCCGGTGTTCAAGCCGTGGAAGCCTGCTGAACCGGCACGCTTTCAGCCATTCAAACCGGCTCAGCCTGCGAAGATCGTGATGCAAAAGCCGAAGTAACTTACCACTTCCAAGCGTGAACTTCGCTGGTGCCATCGAATCCAGCACGTTTCAGTAGGGCTGCAAGCCTGTAGTCAACGGTGACATTATTGTCTTCGCTACCGCCCTCTGTCTGATCGCCACCGCTAAAGAAGCTATCAGACTTTCTTTTGGCAAATAACTTCTCGCCTTCTTGCGATAGTGCTGGCAAGTCTGCCTCGGCTGCATGGGCAACAGCTTTGTATAGTTCATGCGTTTGAACTGCCAAATGACTGCCAGCTTCACGAAGCTGCTCCATTCCCTGTTCCCACGATTCACCATTCCATGAATCGAATAGCCAATCCCCCAAAACAACGTCCAAGAGACGGTCGCTTTCAAAACCCTCGCTAGAAACGCCAATGGAAGGCGGCTTGCCAATCAGATAA
The genomic region above belongs to Blastopirellula retiformator and contains:
- a CDS encoding GntP family permease, with protein sequence MLAIVLGMLIVVGGVLFFRLHAFLALFFATLVVAAATASYCVRESALDNHAANIVALADQQVELAAVGDEFKSQPGAYYIVSGEEDLPQLDAQSVWIEQFDASTATLRENLAESPRLPARLISQHDYDQAVKLSETSATSRVADALGKTFGKIGVLIAMASIIGQCLLTSGAAERIVQTIRQALGQRWTTLAFVISSFILAIPVFFDTVFFLMLPLAQAMARRTGRDYLKYVMSIIVGGTLAHSLVPPTPGPLFVASELNVSIGAMAIGGIAVGIWGVFAGYIYMLWANRRWQIPLRFDEAEQVTDAAPPNDSRLPSFGLSILPVVIPIILLALLTFYKAAKPDFGSALTPVLDTAIPFLGDKNIALSLGALLAMLTLILKPKTTWVELGKSVQKALAEGGVVILITCAGGAFGEMIRQTDVGATIANLMPSSVSGSGLLAMAFLVTLTIRVIQGSATVAMIAAIGIVVPLATQIGLPFHPVYLALAIGCGSKPLPWMNDSGFWVISRMSGFTEKETLQTFSVLLTIMGIASFLATLLAAYLFPLA
- the araD gene encoding L-arabinonate dehydratase, which encodes MPAEPSENSELHSSRWFAPDSLRGFGHRSRLKGMGYDDEDFRGKPVVAILNTWSDLNTCHSHFPERVKEVKRGILQRGGFPVEIPVMSLGEMMMKPTTMLYRNLLAMETEEVLRCHPIDAAVLMGGCDKTVPALLMGAISANRPAIFLPAGPMLRARWKDQTLGSGSDAWKYWDERRAGNLCDESWGQIENCIARSAGTCMTMGTASTMSAIAESLGFTLPGASSVPAVIAEHSRLAVATGRRAVEMALADLRPSSFLSPTSFDNSIVTSMAIGGSTNAIVHIIAMARRAGIELTLERFDELSRTTPVLANIRPAGKFLMEDFFDSGGLPALLKELGEHIDGTRQTVNGQTLAENISAAEVIDADIIRPLDNPISATGGTFVLRGNLAPSGCVIKPTAASPRLLDHTGPAVVFDDYARLKAKLNDPASGITGDSVLILRNAGPQGGPGFPEWGMLPIPDHLLKQGVRDLVRISDARMSGTSYGACVLHIAPEAAVGGPLGLVQTGDLIQLNVAERSLNLLVDDDELARRRAAWKPRPPRYTRGYGAMFLKHVTQADVGCDFDFLHHGDETPDPDIF
- a CDS encoding dihydrodipicolinate synthase family protein, whose amino-acid sequence is MDTKPLTAETICRSVWAVPSLARNSEGALDVAENAKLIKHIEQGGISTLLYGGNAIFYHLTLAEYRSALELISTTAADDTLVIPAIGPAFGTMLDQVDILLDFNFPNVMLLPQRDVVSSPGIASAVRKVAEKLGKPVVLYLKYDGTVSVEDAAALASDGVISAIKYAVVRKDYTQDDYLRSLTDQIDKSLILSGLGDQPAIVHMRDFGLGGFTTGCGCIFPQMSTDLLAAIHAEKWDEAEAIRERFLPLEQLRDSLGPISILHRATELAGIAQTGPIIPLLSEPAESVREEIAAALHQMK